From Stenotrophomonas maltophilia, a single genomic window includes:
- a CDS encoding response regulator transcription factor, which produces MRLLLVEDNPDLADAIIRRMRRSGHAVDWQADGLAAASVLRYQSFDLVVLDIGLPKLDGLRVLAGMRERGDSTPVLMLTARDGIEDRVQALDVGADDYLGKPFDFREFEARCRVLLRRARGQASEVVQIGGFQFDNAAHRVSLDGEPIELPNREYRLLEILVGRLGQVVGKDEIGNGLFGFDDEAGPNAIELYVGRLRKKLAGAPLRITTVRGVGYLLEASDGSADTDG; this is translated from the coding sequence ATGCGCCTGCTGCTGGTCGAAGACAACCCGGATCTGGCCGATGCGATCATCCGTCGCATGCGTCGTAGCGGCCACGCCGTGGACTGGCAGGCCGACGGCCTGGCCGCGGCCAGCGTGCTGCGCTACCAGAGCTTCGACCTGGTGGTGCTGGATATCGGCCTGCCCAAGCTGGATGGCCTGCGCGTGCTGGCCGGCATGCGCGAGCGCGGCGACAGCACGCCGGTGCTGATGCTGACCGCGCGCGACGGCATCGAAGACCGCGTGCAGGCGCTGGATGTGGGGGCCGACGATTACCTGGGCAAGCCGTTCGATTTCCGCGAGTTCGAAGCGCGTTGCCGTGTGCTGCTGCGACGCGCACGAGGCCAGGCCAGTGAAGTGGTGCAGATTGGCGGTTTCCAGTTCGACAACGCCGCGCACCGGGTCAGCCTCGACGGTGAGCCGATCGAACTGCCGAACCGCGAGTACCGGCTGCTGGAGATCCTAGTCGGCCGCCTTGGCCAGGTAGTGGGCAAGGACGAGATCGGCAACGGCCTGTTCGGTTTCGACGATGAGGCCGGTCCCAATGCCATCGAGCTGTACGTCGGGCGCCTGAGAAAGAAGCTGGCTGGCGCCCCGTTGCGCATCACCACCGTGCGCGGCGTCGGCTATCTGCTGGAAGCCAGTGACGGCAGTGCCGACACCGATGGTTGA
- a CDS encoding OprO/OprP family phosphate-selective porin, with protein MMALAALSAPAFAEDDRPVTATLGGRLHLDFATFDNDNRGTPNKDDTEIRRAWVDVSGKFFVVDYKLEADFSGDRVEAKDVYLARSFGKAGKLTVGQFKQYFSLDDRTSSNYGSFLERGNAGTTLAPLYRLGASWQANPGDFTWAASVYSLESIDAWQVKGRAAGGRVTWAPSPRDGDVLHLGLSLAREAYDNPGANGVPGLKIRPRPAGHLSDESRLTLVDFSAGRDTDVNKWSLEYAQVRGPLSWQGEFSGATFDDGAQRGDVMAAYGMLSWFVTGESRAYDRKTGRFARVKDIRHKAGAFEVALRYDQMWGAQHLDGAPDLRRGSTEAWTLGGNWYLRDNLRFMLNVIESRNRDRLAGVTVDRTRAVTGRLQYDF; from the coding sequence ATGATGGCTCTGGCTGCCCTGTCGGCGCCGGCCTTCGCCGAAGACGACCGTCCGGTCACCGCCACCCTCGGTGGCCGCCTGCACCTGGACTTCGCCACCTTCGACAACGACAACCGCGGTACGCCGAACAAGGACGACACCGAGATCCGCCGCGCCTGGGTCGATGTGTCCGGCAAGTTCTTCGTGGTCGACTACAAGCTGGAAGCCGACTTCTCCGGCGACCGTGTCGAGGCCAAGGACGTGTACCTGGCACGCAGCTTTGGCAAGGCCGGCAAGCTGACCGTGGGCCAGTTCAAGCAGTACTTCTCGCTGGATGACCGCACCAGCTCCAACTACGGCAGCTTCCTGGAGCGCGGCAACGCCGGCACCACGCTGGCACCGCTGTACCGGCTGGGCGCGTCGTGGCAGGCCAATCCGGGTGATTTCACCTGGGCCGCCAGCGTCTACAGCCTGGAAAGCATCGATGCCTGGCAGGTGAAGGGCCGCGCCGCCGGCGGCCGGGTCACCTGGGCGCCCTCACCCCGCGACGGTGACGTGCTGCACCTGGGCCTGTCGCTGGCCCGCGAAGCCTATGACAACCCGGGTGCCAACGGCGTTCCGGGCCTGAAGATCCGCCCGCGCCCGGCTGGCCATCTGTCCGACGAGAGCCGCCTGACCCTGGTCGACTTCTCCGCCGGCCGCGATACCGACGTCAACAAGTGGTCGCTGGAGTACGCGCAGGTCCGCGGCCCGCTGTCGTGGCAGGGCGAGTTCAGCGGTGCCACCTTCGATGACGGTGCGCAGCGCGGCGACGTGATGGCCGCCTACGGCATGCTCAGCTGGTTCGTCACTGGCGAAAGCCGCGCCTACGACCGCAAGACCGGCCGCTTCGCGCGGGTTAAGGACATCCGCCACAAGGCCGGGGCCTTCGAGGTGGCGCTGCGCTACGACCAGATGTGGGGCGCGCAGCATCTCGATGGTGCGCCCGACCTGCGCCGTGGCAGCACCGAAGCGTGGACGCTGGGCGGCAACTGGTACCTGCGCGACAACCTGCGCTTCATGCTCAACGTGATCGAAAGCCGCAACCGCGACCGCCTGGCCGGGGTCACGGTGGACCGCACGCGCGCGGTCACCGGCCGCCTGCAGTACGACTTCTAA
- a CDS encoding CitMHS family transporter: MLSILGFGMVISFMYLIMSKRLSPLVALITIPIIFALLGGFGANIDEMMLEGIKKIAPTGVMLMFAILYFGVMIDAGLFDPLVRVILRFVKGDPMKIVLGTAVLAMLISLDGDGSTTYMITVSAMLPLYQRLGMNALNMTCVTILAGGVMNLTPWGGPTARAATALHVDPADVFVPLIPSMVIACAGVLLLAWYLGLKERRRLGVVTLPKGGSWMDNSVSDDSNPLPTVEDAEDIKRPKLLWVNLALTVALMTALIIGVLPMPVLFMVGFAIALVINYPNLAEQRRRVVNHAGNVLSVVSLIFAAGIFTGILNNTGMVEAMSHSFLAVIPESWGPYLAVITAVASMPFTFFMSNDAFYFGVLPILSEAAGNYGITPVEMARASLAGQPVHLLSPLVPSTYLLVGLAKVEFADHQKFTLKWAIAISMLLMVGSLLFGLYPLAA, translated from the coding sequence ATGCTGAGCATCCTCGGCTTTGGCATGGTCATTTCGTTCATGTACCTGATCATGAGCAAACGACTGTCGCCGCTGGTCGCCCTGATCACCATCCCGATCATCTTCGCCCTGTTGGGCGGCTTCGGCGCCAACATCGACGAAATGATGCTGGAAGGCATCAAGAAGATCGCGCCGACCGGCGTGATGCTGATGTTCGCCATCCTCTACTTCGGCGTGATGATCGATGCCGGCCTGTTCGATCCGCTGGTGCGGGTGATCCTGCGCTTCGTCAAGGGCGATCCGATGAAGATCGTGCTCGGCACCGCGGTGCTGGCGATGCTGATCTCGCTCGATGGCGACGGCTCGACCACCTACATGATCACCGTCTCGGCGATGCTGCCGCTGTACCAGCGGCTGGGCATGAACGCGCTGAACATGACCTGCGTGACCATCCTTGCCGGCGGCGTGATGAACCTGACCCCGTGGGGCGGGCCGACCGCACGCGCGGCCACCGCGCTGCATGTGGACCCGGCCGATGTATTCGTGCCGCTGATCCCGTCGATGGTGATCGCCTGTGCCGGCGTGCTGCTGCTGGCCTGGTACCTGGGCCTGAAGGAACGCCGCCGGCTGGGCGTGGTGACCCTGCCCAAGGGCGGCAGCTGGATGGACAACAGCGTGTCCGACGACAGCAACCCGCTGCCGACCGTGGAAGACGCCGAAGACATCAAGCGCCCGAAGCTGCTGTGGGTGAACCTGGCGCTGACCGTGGCGCTGATGACCGCACTGATCATCGGCGTACTGCCGATGCCGGTACTGTTCATGGTCGGCTTCGCCATCGCACTGGTGATCAACTACCCGAACCTGGCCGAACAGCGCCGCCGCGTGGTCAACCACGCCGGCAACGTGCTGTCGGTGGTCTCGCTGATCTTCGCCGCCGGCATCTTCACCGGCATCCTCAACAACACCGGCATGGTCGAAGCGATGTCGCACAGCTTCCTGGCGGTGATTCCGGAGTCGTGGGGGCCGTACCTGGCGGTGATCACCGCGGTGGCGTCGATGCCGTTCACCTTCTTCATGTCCAACGACGCGTTCTACTTCGGCGTGCTGCCGATCCTGTCCGAGGCCGCCGGCAACTACGGCATCACCCCGGTGGAAATGGCGCGCGCGTCTCTGGCTGGCCAGCCGGTGCATCTGCTCAGCCCGCTGGTGCCGTCCACCTACCTGCTGGTGGGCCTGGCCAAGGTCGAGTTCGCCGACCACCAGAAGTTCACCCTGAAGTGGGCCATCGCCATCTCGATGCTGCTGATGGTCGGCAGCCTGCTGTTCGGCCTGTATCCGCTCGCCGCCTGA